A region from the Colwellia sp. PAMC 21821 genome encodes:
- the folP gene encoding dihydropteroate synthase, with the protein MGILNVTPDSFSDGGKFAGFENALEQVQRMISDGATIIDIGGESTRPGAADVSEADELARVIPVLKAIKKRFNIVVSIDTSKAAVMSAAIAAGADIINDVRALQNDGCLTAVANSNIPVCLMHMQGLPRTMQKSPSYDDVITDIIEFFQQRIDACVSAGIARERIIIDPGFGFGKTLEQNFHLLANLSKFNQLDLPILAGLSRKSMIGNLLSRDVEQRLAGSLSTAMLAAQQGAHIIRVHDVQETVDVLKVLKAVTDNR; encoded by the coding sequence ATGGGGATTCTAAATGTTACCCCTGATTCATTTTCAGATGGTGGCAAGTTTGCTGGTTTTGAAAATGCACTAGAACAAGTTCAACGCATGATTAGTGATGGTGCCACCATTATTGATATCGGCGGCGAGTCTACTCGACCTGGTGCAGCAGACGTTAGCGAAGCGGATGAATTAGCTCGTGTTATTCCGGTATTAAAAGCCATTAAAAAACGTTTCAATATAGTAGTATCAATTGATACTAGCAAAGCCGCAGTGATGAGTGCTGCCATAGCTGCTGGTGCTGATATTATTAATGATGTGCGAGCTTTACAAAATGACGGATGTTTAACCGCGGTTGCAAACAGTAATATTCCCGTTTGTTTAATGCACATGCAAGGCTTACCGAGAACCATGCAAAAAAGCCCAAGCTATGATGATGTAATTACAGATATTATCGAGTTTTTTCAGCAACGCATTGATGCTTGCGTTAGCGCAGGCATAGCCCGAGAACGAATAATAATAGACCCTGGTTTTGGTTTTGGCAAAACACTAGAGCAAAATTTTCATTTACTGGCAAACTTGTCAAAGTTTAATCAATTAGATTTACCCATTCTTGCTGGATTGTCGCGAAAGTCTATGATCGGCAACTTATTAAGTCGAGATGTTGAGCAACGCTTAGCGGGCAGTTTAAGTACTGCAATGCTTGCCGCTCAGCAAGGAGCACACATAATTCGCGTTCACGATGTTCAAGAAACCGTGGACGTATTAAAAGTATTAAAAGCTGTAACGGATAATCGCTAA
- the ftsH gene encoding ATP-dependent zinc metalloprotease FtsH, which translates to MSDMAKNLILWLVIAVVLMSVFQSFTPGSGKEQQVDYTQFVQDVRQGQIREVDVDRNGVINGIKRSGENFVTVIPGGYDRDLINDLVKQGVNASGELPEEPSFLMTIFVSWFPMILLIGVWIFFMRQMQGGGGKGAMSFGKSKARLLGEDQIKTTFADVAGCDEAKEEVSELVDYLKDPSRFQKLGGRIPSGVLMVGQPGTGKTLLAKAIAGEAKVPFFTISGSDFVEMFVGVGASRVRDMFEQAKKAAPCIIFIDEIDAVGRQRGAGMGGGHDEREQTLNQMLVEMDGFEGNEGVIVIAATNRPDVLDPALLRPGRFDRQVTVGLPDIRGREQILKVHMRKVPLGDDVKASVIARGTPGFSGADLANLVNEAALFAARSARRVVGMAEFEKAKDKIMMGSERRSMVMTESEKEMTAYHEAGHAIVGRLVPDHDPVYKVSIMPRGRALGVTMYLPEQDRFSHSKQHLESNISSLYGGRIAEEMIYGFEKVSTGASNDIERATQLARKMVTQWGFSQKMGPMLFAEEEGEVFLGRTSSKSLNMSDETARAIDEEIKEFVNRNYDRAATILKENEDILHAMKDALMEYETIDALQVDDLMNRTKVRPPADFDARDSGNKSDNNTDSSKPSAEKDEEAKDSKDSTESKSSTDNSDIPAS; encoded by the coding sequence TTGAGCGATATGGCGAAAAATCTTATTTTATGGTTAGTTATTGCAGTTGTACTAATGTCTGTTTTCCAAAGTTTTACCCCTGGAAGCGGCAAAGAACAACAAGTGGATTACACACAATTTGTCCAAGACGTACGTCAAGGGCAAATTCGAGAAGTAGACGTTGATAGAAACGGCGTTATTAATGGTATTAAACGTAGCGGCGAAAACTTTGTTACTGTTATTCCAGGTGGCTATGATCGTGATTTAATCAACGATTTAGTTAAGCAAGGTGTTAACGCATCAGGTGAGTTACCAGAAGAACCTAGTTTCTTAATGACTATTTTTGTCTCTTGGTTCCCAATGATATTGCTGATTGGTGTATGGATATTCTTCATGCGTCAAATGCAAGGTGGGGGCGGTAAAGGCGCGATGAGCTTCGGCAAATCAAAAGCGCGTTTGTTAGGCGAAGATCAAATTAAAACCACTTTTGCTGATGTCGCTGGTTGTGACGAAGCAAAAGAAGAAGTGTCGGAATTAGTTGATTACTTAAAAGACCCATCACGTTTTCAAAAACTAGGTGGACGTATTCCATCAGGTGTTTTGATGGTTGGTCAGCCAGGTACCGGTAAAACTTTATTAGCAAAAGCGATTGCTGGTGAAGCAAAAGTGCCTTTCTTCACAATTTCTGGTTCAGATTTTGTTGAGATGTTTGTGGGTGTTGGTGCATCGCGTGTTCGTGACATGTTCGAACAAGCGAAAAAAGCGGCACCATGTATTATCTTTATCGATGAAATTGATGCAGTAGGTCGCCAACGTGGCGCAGGTATGGGTGGTGGTCACGATGAACGTGAACAAACGCTTAACCAAATGCTCGTTGAGATGGATGGCTTTGAAGGTAATGAAGGCGTTATTGTTATTGCTGCTACTAACCGTCCTGACGTATTAGATCCAGCATTATTACGTCCTGGTCGTTTTGACCGTCAAGTAACGGTTGGTTTACCTGATATTCGTGGCCGTGAACAAATTCTTAAAGTACATATGCGTAAAGTACCTTTAGGCGATGATGTTAAAGCATCAGTTATTGCTCGTGGTACCCCTGGATTTTCAGGTGCAGACTTAGCTAACTTAGTGAACGAAGCCGCTTTATTTGCTGCACGTTCAGCACGTCGTGTTGTTGGTATGGCAGAATTTGAAAAAGCTAAAGACAAAATCATGATGGGCTCTGAACGTCGTTCTATGGTAATGACTGAGTCAGAAAAAGAAATGACGGCTTATCATGAAGCAGGACACGCAATTGTTGGCCGTTTAGTGCCTGATCATGACCCTGTTTATAAAGTAAGTATTATGCCGCGTGGCCGTGCGTTAGGTGTCACTATGTACTTACCTGAGCAAGATCGTTTTAGCCACAGCAAGCAACATCTAGAAAGTAACATTTCATCTTTATACGGTGGTCGTATTGCTGAAGAAATGATTTACGGTTTTGAAAAAGTGTCAACAGGTGCTTCAAACGATATTGAACGTGCAACACAACTTGCTCGTAAAATGGTTACACAGTGGGGCTTTTCTCAAAAAATGGGTCCTATGCTATTTGCTGAAGAAGAAGGTGAAGTATTCTTAGGAAGAACATCGTCTAAATCGTTGAATATGTCTGATGAAACGGCTCGTGCTATCGATGAAGAAATTAAAGAATTTGTTAATCGTAACTATGACCGTGCAGCAACTATTTTAAAAGAAAACGAAGACATCTTACATGCAATGAAAGACGCTTTAATGGAATATGAAACCATTGATGCATTGCAAGTTGATGATTTAATGAATCGTACTAAAGTTCGTCCACCGGCAGATTTTGACGCTAGGGACTCTGGCAATAAGTCAGACAATAATACAGATTCTAGTAAACCATCGGCTGAAAAAGATGAAGAAGCAAAGGATTCAAAGGATTCTACAGAGTCTAAAAGCTCAACGGATAATTCTGATATTCCAGCTTCATAG
- the rlmE gene encoding 23S rRNA (uridine(2552)-2'-O)-methyltransferase RlmE, producing MSKNKVSVSSARWLKEHFDDEYVKKAQRLGLRSRAVFKIEEINNKDKLIKPGMKVVDLGAAPGGWSEYATKVVGDSGQVVACDILAMDPIAGVDFLQGDFREEAVLNALLTRINGKNIDVVMSDMAANFTGNDAADAARSMYLVELALDMCNQVLKKDGAFVVKVFQGEGFEQFIKDARAAFKTVRTRKPESSRARSREVYLVATGFKL from the coding sequence ATGAGTAAGAATAAAGTCAGTGTCAGTAGTGCTCGTTGGCTAAAAGAGCACTTTGATGATGAATATGTAAAAAAAGCACAACGATTGGGCCTGCGCTCACGTGCTGTTTTTAAAATTGAAGAGATAAACAATAAAGATAAATTAATCAAGCCTGGTATGAAGGTGGTTGATTTAGGTGCGGCTCCTGGCGGTTGGTCTGAATACGCCACGAAAGTGGTTGGTGATAGCGGGCAAGTTGTTGCATGTGACATTTTAGCGATGGACCCTATTGCAGGTGTGGATTTTCTGCAAGGTGACTTTCGCGAAGAAGCCGTATTAAATGCTTTATTAACTCGAATTAATGGTAAAAATATCGATGTTGTTATGTCTGACATGGCAGCAAACTTTACCGGTAATGACGCTGCAGACGCGGCGCGCAGCATGTATTTAGTGGAATTAGCGCTAGATATGTGTAATCAGGTGTTAAAGAAAGATGGCGCTTTTGTAGTGAAAGTGTTTCAAGGAGAGGGCTTTGAGCAATTTATTAAAGATGCTAGAGCCGCATTTAAAACCGTTAGGACTCGCAAGCCTGAATCGTCACGTGCTCGTTCACGTGAAGTTTATCTTGTGGCGACCGGCTTTAAATTGTAG
- the yhbY gene encoding ribosome assembly RNA-binding protein YhbY — MNLNNKQIQYLKGLAHSLKPVVMLGNNGLTEAVVAEIDYALNHHELIKIKIPTDDRETKALIVEAICRETNSTKVQVIGKTLVIFRQTEEKKIRIPKV; from the coding sequence ATGAACTTAAATAATAAACAAATACAGTATTTAAAAGGCCTTGCACATAGCCTTAAACCCGTTGTAATGCTAGGTAACAACGGCCTTACAGAAGCGGTAGTAGCAGAAATCGACTACGCTTTAAATCATCATGAATTAATTAAGATTAAAATCCCTACGGATGATCGTGAAACGAAAGCACTTATTGTTGAAGCTATTTGTCGTGAAACAAATTCAACTAAAGTACAGGTGATCGGTAAAACCTTAGTTATTTTCCGTCAAACGGAAGAAAAGAAAATTCGTATTCCAAAAGTTTAA
- the tpiA gene encoding triose-phosphate isomerase: MNRLSIVAANWKMNGSLALVNSMVSELKNVTLNENVEVVVCPSFPYLAAFSLASANVNLSKAFNLGAQNLNEYANGAFTGEVSTSMLQEVGVSYVIVGHSERRSIYKESSVLVAHKVKAALSAGLKPILCIGESEDERVAEQTEVVLAAQLQPVIDEIGIENFKNVVIAYEPVWAIGTGKTASPEMAQATHQFIREFIAKVDENVAVKLPLLYGGSVNATNCEELFAQADIDGGLIGGASLKAEEFKIICSAAKGK; the protein is encoded by the coding sequence ATGAATAGACTTTCGATAGTTGCAGCAAACTGGAAAATGAATGGCAGTTTGGCTTTAGTCAACTCAATGGTTTCAGAGTTAAAGAACGTAACGTTAAATGAAAATGTTGAAGTAGTTGTTTGTCCTAGTTTTCCTTACTTAGCGGCATTTAGTTTAGCAAGCGCTAATGTAAATTTGTCAAAAGCATTTAATTTAGGTGCTCAAAACTTAAATGAATATGCTAACGGTGCATTTACCGGCGAAGTATCAACGTCAATGTTACAAGAAGTTGGTGTTAGTTACGTCATAGTAGGGCATTCTGAACGTCGAAGTATTTATAAAGAATCAAGTGTGTTAGTTGCACATAAAGTTAAAGCAGCATTATCGGCCGGGCTTAAACCTATTTTATGTATAGGTGAAAGTGAAGACGAACGTGTAGCAGAACAAACCGAAGTTGTTTTAGCGGCGCAATTACAGCCCGTTATAGATGAAATAGGTATTGAAAATTTTAAAAATGTTGTTATTGCGTACGAGCCTGTTTGGGCGATAGGTACTGGAAAAACAGCATCGCCAGAAATGGCACAAGCAACCCATCAATTTATACGCGAATTTATCGCCAAAGTTGATGAAAACGTCGCAGTTAAATTACCGTTGTTGTATGGTGGCAGTGTTAATGCGACTAACTGTGAAGAATTATTTGCACAAGCTGATATCGATGGTGGATTAATCGGCGGTGCTAGTTTAAAAGCCGAAGAATTTAAAATAATTTGTTCGGCAGCAAAGGGAAAATAA
- the secG gene encoding preprotein translocase subunit SecG, translated as MYQVLIVVYLIVALCLIGLVLIQQGKGADMGASFGAGSSATIFGSSGSGNFLTKSTTYLAIAFFAISLVLGNLTANRVKATDEWNNIDAPAGQVAPATDAIPGDNVVPKAENADVPASDAAAEKGTDVPN; from the coding sequence TTGTATCAAGTGTTAATTGTAGTGTATTTGATCGTTGCTTTATGTTTAATTGGTTTAGTGCTAATTCAACAAGGTAAGGGTGCTGATATGGGCGCATCATTCGGCGCTGGTTCATCAGCCACTATTTTTGGTTCAAGTGGTTCTGGTAACTTCTTAACTAAATCGACAACTTACTTAGCTATAGCATTTTTTGCCATCAGCTTAGTATTAGGTAACTTAACGGCAAATCGTGTTAAAGCTACCGACGAGTGGAATAATATTGACGCTCCTGCTGGACAAGTTGCTCCAGCAACAGATGCTATCCCTGGTGATAACGTTGTACCGAAAGCTGAAAATGCTGATGTACCTGCAAGCGATGCAGCTGCAGAAAAAGGTACTGACGTACCAAACTAG
- the glmM gene encoding phosphoglucosamine mutase, whose product MSQRRYFGTDGIRGLVGQYPITPEFVMKLGYAAGRVLAAQGTKKVLIGKDTRISGYMLESALEAGFSAAGIDIGLLGPMPTPGIAYLTKTFRAEAGIVISASHNPFYDNGIKFFSQDGQKLPDDVELAIEAELDKEMSCVESAHLGKATRIADAAGRYIEFCKSNFPSQYSLKGMKIVVDCAHGATYHIAPNVFRELGAEVIEIGTSPNGTNINHECGATSMAAISAAVVEHQADLGVALDGDGDRLMMVDHTGYVIDGDESVYVIACNDLQNGSIDGGVVGTLMSNMGLELALADMDVPFVRSKVGDRYVMEMLKQKGWKLGAENSGHVINLNHTSTGDGIIAALNVLTAICNSGKTLFELRQGMTKLPQVLVNVRFSGGTDPLTNAEVVASVDRVNEKLTGRGRVLLRKSGTEPLIRVMVEGPEHDEVTALANEIADAVKQAC is encoded by the coding sequence ATGTCACAGAGAAGATATTTTGGTACCGATGGAATTCGAGGCTTAGTAGGCCAATACCCAATTACCCCAGAATTTGTTATGAAATTAGGTTATGCCGCAGGTAGAGTATTAGCGGCACAAGGCACTAAGAAAGTATTGATCGGCAAAGACACACGTATTTCAGGCTACATGTTAGAGTCGGCATTAGAAGCAGGCTTCTCTGCGGCTGGTATTGATATAGGATTGTTAGGGCCAATGCCAACGCCTGGTATTGCTTATTTAACGAAAACTTTTCGTGCTGAAGCCGGCATCGTCATAAGTGCCTCGCACAATCCGTTTTACGATAATGGCATTAAATTTTTCTCTCAAGACGGACAAAAGTTACCCGATGATGTTGAACTAGCCATTGAAGCAGAATTAGATAAAGAGATGAGTTGTGTTGAGTCTGCTCATTTAGGTAAAGCAACGCGTATTGCCGATGCTGCAGGACGATATATTGAGTTTTGTAAAAGTAACTTTCCAAGTCAATACTCTTTAAAAGGTATGAAGATAGTGGTTGATTGTGCACATGGCGCAACATATCACATCGCACCAAACGTTTTTAGAGAGTTAGGCGCTGAGGTTATAGAAATAGGCACCTCGCCTAATGGTACTAATATAAACCACGAATGTGGTGCAACGTCGATGGCCGCAATTAGTGCTGCTGTTGTTGAGCACCAAGCTGATTTAGGTGTTGCACTTGACGGTGATGGCGATCGCTTAATGATGGTTGACCATACCGGTTATGTTATAGACGGCGATGAAAGTGTTTATGTTATCGCTTGTAATGACCTACAAAATGGCAGTATTGATGGCGGTGTCGTTGGCACACTAATGAGCAATATGGGCTTAGAACTTGCGCTTGCGGATATGGACGTACCTTTTGTTCGCAGTAAAGTGGGTGATCGCTACGTAATGGAAATGCTTAAGCAAAAAGGCTGGAAATTAGGTGCAGAAAACTCAGGGCATGTAATCAACTTAAACCATACATCTACCGGTGATGGCATTATTGCTGCGTTAAATGTTTTAACCGCAATTTGTAATTCAGGTAAAACATTATTTGAATTGCGCCAAGGTATGACTAAATTACCGCAAGTATTAGTGAACGTAAGGTTCTCTGGTGGCACTGATCCGTTAACTAACGCTGAAGTTGTGGCTTCAGTTGACCGAGTCAATGAAAAACTCACCGGCCGTGGTCGAGTTTTATTAAGAAAATCAGGTACTGAGCCTTTGATCCGCGTCATGGTTGAAGGTCCAGAACATGATGAAGTTACCGCCTTAGCAAATGAAATTGCTGACGCTGTGAAACAAGCTTGTTAG
- a CDS encoding rhodanese-like domain-containing protein: MILTVPELVEQAKKSVNCVSAAEAFKSKNATFIDVRELAESSASPVENSITIPRGVLEMNIAEHCTEAEMEIYVHCASGGRAALAAEQLQRIGYKNVKAISSPHDDVCQAQKNQ, translated from the coding sequence ATGATTTTAACTGTCCCTGAATTAGTCGAACAAGCAAAAAAATCGGTTAACTGTGTTAGTGCAGCAGAAGCATTTAAAAGCAAAAATGCGACTTTTATTGATGTTAGAGAACTTGCAGAGTCTTCTGCCTCTCCGGTAGAAAACTCAATAACGATTCCACGGGGTGTATTAGAAATGAATATTGCTGAACACTGCACAGAAGCTGAAATGGAAATCTATGTTCATTGCGCTTCAGGTGGCCGAGCAGCATTAGCCGCAGAGCAACTGCAACGTATTGGCTATAAAAATGTTAAAGCTATAAGCAGCCCGCATGACGACGTTTGTCAGGCACAAAAAAACCAGTAA